Genomic window (Sparus aurata chromosome 19, fSpaAur1.1, whole genome shotgun sequence):
attttctaaatacatggatgccgagtacgctaaaatgaatgcagagctcaaaagggggaataattaaaagtaatgcaatggttacttttcctggtaactagttacttttatagtggagtaattccgttactaactcagttactttttgaaagaagtaactggtaactataactaattactttttttaaagtaacgtgcccaacactgctcccGAGAGTAAGGGAGTTAGATAGACAGGGAGGACACGGGGGGACACCTtgaacgtcatcatcatgacgtgtaccgccacgcctctttaggagccgcagcgctggctttctgtgtgaattcactCAGTTCGTCTATAAGGCGGagctgcttcgctctgtgtgaatcacgaTCGGCGGAAAATTGGCGAACGGTGGCAGCAGGTTTCATGcgttttctcctgtgtgaatggggctagtatcagggccgtattattggagaaccgaaccagtgtgaactgATAAGCCAGCTTCACGTATTGGGGGCGTGTCGATCGAACCGTCGTTAACTACACTCTCGGAGGCATCAAGGACTGAAATTTCTTTCCGGACctgatacgcctctggaggtagtatcagggccgtattGTTGGAGAACCAAaccagtagccccattcacactgaccagtagccccattcacactgacCCATTCACACAGGCTTTAGTACGTCTAGTTTAGtgcgtcttctcctgtgtgaatggggcATTGTTtgtcaacattaaaaaaacgACTTACTCAATTAATTGAATATAAACCTAATACTATTTTTTATTGTGGTTTTTATTAGTATACACATATTACAAGTGTGAGTGAATActgttttataaaatattttttaaaaagtgatacatttctttctttctttgactAAACTAGGAGAAGCAGACCCAGACCAAAATCAAAAGTATAGTTCAGTGATGAGGAATTAATAAAGATGACGTTTGGTTTGCAAGGTCGGTTGATTTACGGTATATCACCTTAAAGCATAACTATCTGCTGCAGTGGCACCAAAAGCAATTTATTAACATTGACAGTATCAGACTTGAGGACTGAGTATAGAGTGAGTCATTATTGATTGTAAGTTTAGCTACAaggtttacattttaaaggttgTGAGTCAGTCATTTGATTCAATGAGCCATCAGGCATGTTATATACTTCAGTAAGGCATTGATAAATGCTTAGTCAACCACAATCATAtattaatgtatgtatgtgGTCTAGCTGTTTTTCCAAGGGGTCTTCCttaagtattaaaaaaataaaacaattatactGGAGGAGGTCAGATGGTAGCAAAAAGGGACTCGATTTCTGGCAACCTGCAAAGTCTTCAAAATGGCTTAATACTAGCCTATAAAGCATACAGGAAGTTTCATTTACCATTAATACATCTATTTTGCATTACATTTTACAGTGGCTTTAGAGCATTACAACTACACTGGTCAGGCTTTGACCATCTCAGTGTCAATGTTAATATGTGTGTAATGAAACTAAATTGCCAGGAGGTGGCATTAAAGCCTTCTGAATCACCAATGTTTGTGGCTGGGACCTGTTTCCATCAATCAGGGCAAGGCACGGAAATGTCAAGCTAAGGCTTTTtgcaacaaaaaggaaaaagctgtTGTCTTCTTGTTGCATAAGAACTGCATGTGGAGTAAGCCTGAGAAGCACTATAGGTTGGATTAGCAGAAGgttatgcatttacacacacaagaGTCCATACCTATGAACCATGGAAATACATAAAAGAAGTAGGAAGAAAGGAAGCAGAGGGACAAAAACAGCTGATTAATTACCTAAATTCTGTTCAAACATCTATTCAAACAACTTCTTCAATGACCCAGTTTCTCAGCAACAGGTGAGGTTCGCTCTTATCTTCCTATTGAGCAGAGCTTCATCTTTTCCAATTGATGCTGCCTGTGTTTTCAGACTCATCCATCCCCTGTCCCTGGAGTCAGGGACTGTGCTTTCCAGGCTTGTGGATGAATGTTGGCTTGTGGAGCCCTAACTCATTACAGTTTGTGTAGGCGTCTTCAATAATGTCTCTGCATCCTGTTACCTTGGCGATACCAGCTTTGGGTTGGAAGACTTTGCTCTTGTATCCCTCAGGGTGGTATGAGAGACACTCCCCCATGTCACTTTCCTTTGTAACATACAGGGCCTCATCGTCATCATTGTCATCGCTGTTGCCTATGATTACCAGCTCAGCCTGgatgtcttcttcctcctcatcaccAGTGTTTTCATAGCCCATGAATATCATGGTGACAGGTTCTGATTGTAGCTCCTCTGGCAGAGTGTTGACAAGGTTCATACTGTCTGTTAAGGCATCAGGATCAACTTCAGACTTGTGGCTAGCTAGTGAAATACTCTGGCTTTCTACAGCCCTGTGGATTGGTTGTATGGGTGCTGGCATTCCTTCTGACTGAGCTTTGACTGATACAAGAGCTGCTGGTTTTGGAGTGTTTACATCAGTCTTGCTGTTGGTGAGTCCATGTGGAGTTTTGGTACCAAAGAGGGGCTGTGGAATTAGATGCCTGTCACTGTTGAATTGTCCCGGAATGTGGGAGTAATTCCGCTTGGTTTCCTCTCCAGGTGTTTGGACTCTTGACGTGGAGTCTTGTTGGTTTAAATTAGGACTAGGTGTTTTGCTTTGGTTTTTCCATCCCTCAAGATAGTGGCTTCTTTGGTTTTCTTCTCTGCAAAATTGATTCCCGAGTGAAATATCTCCCAGGAAGGGGCTGGAGCCTGGTGTTGGGGTTTGccactgtgttttatttggtgTCCTGGGTGTTGAAGACCTACTGCTCCCTGTGTAGGGTATAGAGTAGACAGGCTGATGGTACTGCACCTCAGTGGGAAAGTTCTTATCTGTGGCCTGAAGCAGCAGCTCCTCTAACTCTGTGGGTGTCATCTCACCAACTGCACCATTCAGCATTTTGCCTCCATCTGGGTTCAGTGCATACACAGACTTGTGGCCATCATCATACACCTTCAGCCCCTTATCCTGGATGGTTTCTGGGGTGATGGTTGCTGTAGAGACCACCTGACTTTTGCCTGTTCTTTTATCATGTTCAACGCTAATCTCCATTGCAAACGTAGCTGGAATGAAGAAAAGACTTAGATGAAGGCTTTTTTACAACGATGAGGAAATAACTGCGCTTCAATTATGTTTCTTTTCCGTGAACATTTCTTGATGTTCTCATTTTATATAAGGTAGAAATACAGCCTGCTTGGTAAACTGTCATAATGCTGTCTTACTTAATGATTTGCTTatacactgtgttttaattaatatcCTGGACATACTTTAGTTTGCTCTTTTAAGACAAATGCACAACTATTCCTGGTTGTGTAAATGTGTACGTATCAGCCTCACCTTTACTGCGTTGACTCAGATGAAGATAATACTGTCAAAATGGAAATCTGTTTGCACCACTGAAGGCTAGAAATCACTCCAGTGCTCTagcttttttccctctgatgaaaacatttctttctctGATGTATGATTTCAACAAAGTTCCAAAATGGCAGGCAGGGTAATGTTCTGTTCTCACAGTGGAATCTAATTGCTACATAATTTGTGTCATGGTGAAATCTGAAATTCCAGCCTTTTAAGTAGCATAATGGAACCGTCAGAACAGCTGGTCTTAAACAGACAGCTTTGCCTcagaaacacaaaatggaaGTCTGCATAACAGAAACAGAATGAGCTGTGAAATTGCTGGGGAGCATCCAGAAGTCACCCACCATTTTGAAATAACCTTATTTTCTATTCTGGtttctttcatattttcaaCAGATTGTCCAGACAGTTCTATGATCAGTCAGCAAAGCAGGCACTTTTTAAATGCTCTAGTTATATGATGTACCTTTCTTTGGTTCTTCACTACCAGGGTCACATATAGGTGGGGTTTTTGCTGGTGAAAGTGGGATGAATGACACCATATCTGGCAAAGGTTGGGTCACATGATGTGTCAAATCTGAGGAGAAAATACACCATTTACTGTTTAAGGATCTTGTTATACCATGAGGTCAAACCATCATTATATTAGTGGTTATGATCAGTTATAGTTTAATAACAAGATAACAAATTTTGCGAATGGTGTGTTTTTTAAGCCCTCTATTCCAAGACAATATTGTAATATAATTTAAGATTTTATTATAAATAAGGCTTtttgtgacgtgacgtgacgtgacgtgacgtgacgttaCGTGATGTACACGATGCAAGTAAAGTTACGTATATAATGCAGGTTTGTCGCAactgaaaatttaaaaaaaagtttttctaaacttaaccaaactgTAAGTGTACAAGAATGCtgcaacagtcatgttgtttttggaaTGGTGCTATATGTCATTTGGGGGGTCGTTAGCCCTCAACCTATTTAGCCATTTAGGAATTAGGATGTGTTGTCTATACTGTGTGTTTAGCAAAGAGCTGGAGACAGGAcatggttagcctagcttagcataaattcTAGAAGCAGAGGGAACCAGCTGGGCTGGCTCTTTCAAAAGTTCAAAATTACACCTACAgaacctctaaagctcactgaGGTACATGTATTTTGTCCATGAATAGAGACATAAAACTGACAATTTGTGCTGGCAAATGTAATTAAGTTTTGCTTTGTATATGAATTAAACAAACATATTAGTGAGCTGTAGAGATGTTGGATGTGTTATTCATTTtaaacagaaccaaactaaCCATTCCCCTTGCTTACATACTTTGTCTCGCCTAAGCAAATCCTGACTCCAGCTACTTAACACACAGATATGAGGTTGATATCAGAGCTAAAGAAATACGGCTCCGAAATGAAAAAGATGCTTGATATGGAAATTGACAATCTATATTCAGAAATGCAAATCTTGGAAGACAGGATCAAGGCAAGCTCAGAGAGTGCAGCTGTAAGGCCTAATACTCTTTCTTTAGATAGTTTCAAATGCCTTTTGTTCAATGTTCTGCAGTCTGAATGTGATCGTAATTTATGATCATGTAATGTatgtttattcatgtgttttgttaTCAGGGCGTCATTGGAAAAAAGAGCTTGCTCTCAATTGACCTTCCCTGAATAAATAAGGGTTCAATCAATCAAAAGAATAATTGTGGCTGGATTACCAGTGGAAGATGGTCAAAATATTCTTGCTAGAGCTGAGCAGCTATTGAGGGAAGGCCTAGGTAATGGGGCTCACATTGCAGATGCAGTGTGACTAACCGGGAGAGGTCAACCAGTGCAGGTGAAGGTCGAATGTGCATCCGCAGaggtgaattttttttttttgccaaacacATTAATTAAAAGAGCACTCTAGTTACTGAAAAGTATACAGTACCTAGGTTCGTCCAAATCACACAATGATCAGCTGTTAAACTTGACACAGTCAAGGACTCAGCAACCCGGCTAAGAGAAGTCCCCACCTATAGAGATAACTTCGTCACAGGAAGTGGTTAGCTTTACAAGATTGGAGAATATGGAAAAATGGACTGAGCTGAGATATGATTGAGGCAACTGTGAAAGACAGAGTGCATGGAACAGGAGAGATGATCCTGAACACCAGGAGAGACTGAAAGGACGGACTAGGAGAAAGGACCAAGACAGGTGCGAAAGGCAAGACAAGTGCTCTGGGAATGCGAGATGAATGACTGCTTTTGGAGAGAGGCTCAGGTGAGCTGTAACAGAAGAAATGAGAGACCTGGGAGAGATTACTATGAGGCGGAGAGCGCACGAATAACCCTCACAGCCTACAGTTAAGAGTTCAGTCTTTTCAGTCTTTTACAATCGATCTTGGATCTTTAGGCCTCTGGAGACTTGGCTTATGTTggatgagctttttttttttttaataaagaggGTAGATAATGAATTGAATTTTTGAGCAACTTATTTCTGAATGCAATCATAACATATTGGATCTGAATTATATTAAGACAACTGCATTTATTTTGGCATAAGAGGCATAAAAAACTTGTAACCACCAGATACTCATAATTTGATATTTCAAGAAAACTGGATCTAGTAGAGAAAATGGCCTGCAGAAAATTGCTACCATACGGTATATCATGATCTCAAAATAATGGCCTATAAAACAAGTTTTAATTCAAGCCATAAAGGTTAAAAAGGTTATAAAAACAATAGATTAAACTGACTATTTAAATCAGTAACGGTAATGGTTTAAAATATTGTGTTAGTTTTCCttacagacaacaaacaaacaaaatgctaCAAAAGTGATTACCTGACTGGAACGCCGCATTTATCTCCTACATGTGAAGACAGAGTAGTTGAATGTCAAAGTGGTGGGAGAGGCAGGAAGACAACATCACAGCTCTGATAATGTTGTTAACATCTGCAGTCACAGTTATTTCATTGTATCTTTGCGTTTTAATACAGGGAGCAACCAGAAAGCATATTAATGCATATTAGTCCTTGTACACTGCACACCCACCATGTGAGCAATCCATTTACCTGCCACCTTATTCACTCAAAGCAGCCCATTGTGAACCAAAGCACACCCACACAGTCCTTACTGAGTGCATCTTGTTAGATACAAGCAGAGATTAAAGGAAGAGCCAAAGGCAGCATGAAGTAAGTAAAGAACAATTATTTAAATTCAATATTGCTTTCATCGAAAGCACTTGAACCTATTTACTATGTTAAAATTATACCTCTTATTACTCACACCTTGGGCAATGATAACTTTCGATAACCCTGTAGAACACTGAAAAACTACAATGTCCAGTATGTAGTGCTTTGGCTATACATGAGGATGGTTATGGCTTAAGGTTATACACACAGTTTTTATTTCGTCAACTTTTTGACATTTCTTCATAAAGCATAGTGCAGAATAATCAGAGCAGTAATGCTTGGAGCACTTGCACGTGTGTAAAAGCAGTAAGCACAATGTCTTATATTTCCTTAATGTatacatcagaatcagaatcagaaatcctttaatgtccctcAAATGGGGACATTTGTTTATCCCAGCAGCCAAacgacagaatattacaaagacaaaaccaatagcaaaaatagacaatatacttaaaaaggtaagaaatagaatagatgtatatacatataaacatgatatAGTACAAAATTAACAGCAGTGAATTCTTAtccacaaatacaaaaaatatggGTGTTTATCTAATTACCAGAACAGAAATTAGTTTTGTACAGTCTAATTGCACAGTGCAGGGTTAGGTCTATAGGGAGTAGTGCTGGGTGTACAGTCTAACAgtagaaggaaggaaggaccttcgatacctctccttcacacacttaggggccatccacatggaaacgcttttgtgtgtaaatgcGCATGTTTTTCATCGTTTTGGCCTATGGTCCAAATAGATCCTGTAAACACTGTGCAGATTGTGGAGGACAAGGAGGCCATACCAGTTTTACTTCTTGGTGACCCTGCCTACCCTCGGCTGCCTTACTTGCAACTTCAATGTTCCAGTGGTGGCTCCACACCTCAAGAACAATACTTGGGTCTAGGTTTGTGTAGGGCACACATGGTCATCGAGTGTGCTTTTGGTCGCCTCAAAGCCAGATTTGCTGCACTGAAAAGGCCTATGGACATCAATCTGCAGGATCTGCCCCATGTCATTTACACTTGCTTTTTTCTCCACAACTTTTGTGAAGACAGTAAGGAGACTGTGCCTGGTCACTCTGTGTTGGGAAAAATACAATGTGATAACGACTTGCAGCTGTCTATACAACGCAACAACTACATCACAGACTGTAAtgagggagaggaaaagagagtgAGAAGAGTGCTCACAAAGTACCTTGGCCCTTAACATAAGACTGGCCAAGACTGTGAATAGTTTAATGATTGTCATTTTTAAAGTGTTAATAATTCATAAGTATTAATAATGTGTGCCtagtgaaaataaacaaatgactgTAATCACTTTCATAaaaaacttttgttttaattaaaatgcaaagttttttaaaatgtgcaaatgtaACAAATAAAGGTCCTTGTGCAAATGTAACAAATAACCCtgtcaggacacacacacacacacacacacacacacacacacgtgaactATATACAAAGACACCATAAATGTCCGCAAAGTGCAACAGGGCAGCAAAGTTTAGCACAGTGCAGTCACTCCATGTCGTTTTGCAGCAGTGCTCTTCTGAATGAACAGTTGGTTTCATTCTCTGGGCTGCGTGTTGGTGTAGGTGTGTATCGTCCAGGTTGGTATGCAGGCTGATTGGGTGTAGGTGTGTGCAGAAAGGCTGGTGTAGTGGGGTGTGGtgttgtatgaatgtatgatgGTGGGTACCCATGGAACTGTCcgctgctgctgtggaggtgTACAAACTGGGGTCTGAGCAGCAATTCCCTCATCAGGGAAAAGCCATCCTGTATGGTGCTGGTTATATATGCAATGTTTGTGTTGATCTGTGCCATGTTCTCTGAGTTAATTCTTGCTGACTTCTCAGTCAACTCCAACATCCTCCTCTTGATTTTGAGATCCTCCTCTGCTGGGTCAGCCTGAGCTTTCCTCTTTAGTAGGTCCCCTCTGTGGCTGTCCAGCTTGGCCTAGAATAAAGCAGAGCAGAATTACATTATTATTGGGCAAAACAAGTTCAGGCCAAAACTATGTTGTGAATTAGGTACTAAAGcaacacacctacacacaaatatatatccGTCCTAATGCCCACAACAAACAGCACTGTAGCATACTGTAGCATATAGCTAGCTAAGCTTAAAATCATGAGCCTACCTGGAGCAAATCCCAGCGCTGCTTCACAACTGCGGGAGGAAGACAGTCAAGAGATTCTGTTGAATTTGGTGATGCAGGCATCTCCTCTGTTGGTGTCGAGGGCTGTGACGACGACTCCACCAGGTCACCTGTCTCGATGCTTGAATCCATGGAGCACGTAGTGGGCGACCCACCCCAGATCTCCTGGTAAAGCTCATAAAATAGCATAACCACCTGTCCTTGGCTACTTCAAAGTCCTGTGTCCATGGCTGTCTGTATTTGCCACAAATATCTTTTAACTTTGTGGCGACCTGGGTTTTCGAAATGTCCATGGAATCGTGAGGGAAGTCCTCTGTTGACTCCCTCGGATACTGTGCCTGAAATGCATTGATCAAGTCCATATATTTAGACTGGCAAGACTCCCAgtcaacttactcgccttgtagtcgagtgtgagtagcagcagcagtttgaccacattaccggtccacacaaacaattctggcttccttgcactagccattttcgtcttcttcttgttgtgtttggtttctccttctgttttcttcctttcttccgTCTGTTTGTATAGTGCACAAGCTTTATGTGCATGCTTCGTCTCTTCTTCTTAAGCGCGAACCCGACGCAGCCCGACACACCaacatgaattgtctgcccgaaCTGGGCCCGAACCTGACCCCCCGCGtgcctgcattgttttcctcatacacttgttatcgCAACTTTACGCAGCGGCGTCAGGTCTGCATCTGCCCCTCcccatgaagcaggcagccagacttACTCTTCATCACACGTGAACAGCGATGATTCACAGaacaatatataatttacaacctgcaagaaatgtgttttatgaaatgtgttttataaaaaaggaagcccgaggcccgacccgacccggctCGGCTCATTTGCGTATTTTTTTGGCCCGAACCTGGCCCGAACCtgcgggtccggtcgggtttgtcgggccgggCCGACCCGTTGAGAATTCTATTGGGACcaatgcaacacttcctgtttggaaccaaatctgcaggaagttgttatttaataacttgccTATTCgttggactatcaaaattctttgaatacctttttgtcaggagggtccacaagttttgtgcaaatcagtaaaatcgcctgggaggagtttgaCAAAGTaggttttcaacattttgcaAATTTGGAATTTGGAAATTCAGAACGACattagattataaaatttttcgccaggtgtgacttatattccaagtttggtgagttttggggtatgttctggcagtgaaaaatgcgatcattttggacaaagaaaaaaaataacaatgacgagaaaaacaatagggacctcgcaggtcgttacctgctcgggcccttaATAATAAAGAATCAttcgaaaaacaatagggaccttgcaggttccctgctcgagCCCTAACATtaaagaatcatttgaaaaacaatagggaccttgcagtCTCCCTGCTTGGGCTCTAAAAATGCTATAACTAAATAGGCAACACACCGCAGATAAGAGACAAGTATGCATGTAATTAGGCCTACTCCAATTGGCTATTTATTATGGAAATAatttaaacaaagataaaaaagtTTAGTTTACATTTATTCACTTGATGAGGGAGGACAGCACTTTTGCTTTGAATTCGATGAGTCTGGGCCCTGGCATCTTGAAGCTTAGTCATGGTTCGGTCTGACAGCACAGCAGCAACAGCCCACCGCTGCCCCACCAGTCGATCAAACATCTCGCACACAGAGTTCCACCGTGTTTTACACGACTGGAAAAGCCGGTGAGTTGCGAGGcccatttgtttctgtttcttttgcaGTGCATTGGTTGCTGCGGTGCTGTGATTGAAAAGGCTAACAAGTTTACTAGCGGCTGATATTACCCGATATACAGCGCAAATCCGTCATTTATGGTCAACTGGAGTGTCTGTGCAAAACAGGCAACGGTTGTTGGCATCAACAATATTGGCCGCGTTGTCATGAACGCATGCAATAACTCGGTCTTCAAGTCCCCATTGCTCTACCtcttgatttattttctcagcGAGGTGGTCAGCTGTATACCGGCCTGGCAGGCTTTCTGTGAGCAGGACCACTGAGTTCACTCATCACTGAGTTGGTGATGGTACGTCGTGATGGAATGTGACATGCTGGTTCCAATAAGTTTATCATTTTCGTAAACCTTCGCCTCAACAATACTTAAGGGCAGCATATCAATCTCAATGAACTTGCAGATCCTTTGGGTAATTTTCTCTGCTCCTTGTGCATCGCAGCTCCTTCGTGTCCGTGCTAACACCAAGTTGATGCTAGGTTGAGACTGAGAGCAGGAGAGCAGGATGCACCACCACTAACCAGGGTCGGATGTGCGTTGTTCAAGTGGTACATCATTTGAGTTGTGGATGAGTTGTACTTATACACAGCTTCGCAGTGTTGGCAGTGAACtaagtcatttttcaaatcaaaatggTGATTAGTTTTGAAATACATGGAAACTCACAGGTAACTGAGTAGGcctgtggtgtttttttcaaatattgcCCTGTGTGGTAAAATGTTAAATGCTGCCACATAGTGAAATTCATTTCATTCCTCAAGACTCACACTACTCAACAGAACCTGCATTAgttttattaataaaaaattAATGTCATCGACGACATTCTTAAAGATCAGTTAATCGAGAGTTGATGAATCATGCCCATCCCTAGTGAGGACGAAGGCTGTTTTCTGAactctcggtcaggagggctgaccgtcgtggtgattttttttcatcacaaacactcggtgagttaaagttttttgctggtgacagacacaatttttcgggcagaaatgtgagaggagctggtaggacaggcgggaggacagacgcttctccaggTACacctgcagattttttttcctcattgccaaagacagttataACGTTACCTTTGTTTgcttctgtaatgttgctttgtgggacatttctctttattaagttgagtgagggacctgtgcagttaacagaccATCCGATAGACACGCCCTCCATACGCACAGCCTGCTCATCCATTaacactggttcagtttgccaATACTGTGTCTCTGATACTATAAGATGAGTATCAcatacagaagttattgaaatgttacataaataaaatgtttaataaaaaaaaaaaaaatcaaggtttGTATCAAATCGTGGGTCAAAAATCATGATACAAACTgaatcgtgagtttggtgtatcgttacagccctaattAACATGCACACATATTACCAGAATATGCAAGTGGTCATGTAAAAAGTACTATGCAATATGTTTTATCTGATAAAAGCTATTATTCGGATTATGAAAAATCCAATAA
Coding sequences:
- the palmdb gene encoding palmdelphin isoform X5, whose product is MEEADLLKERLQAITDKRRIQENIATKRRQIEEEKLKLQYIKKKSLREQWLMDGLSQQSEEEQEALRLQAHDEQQQSDQLQSNIVRIEKEIEALETEELNISANEEVVLKRLKEVERTAEDIIKEINAAFQSDLTHHVTQPLPDMVSFIPLSPAKTPPICDPGSEEPKKATFAMEISVEHDKRTGKSQVVSTATITPETIQDKGLKVYDDGHKSVYALNPDGGKMLNGAVGEMTPTELEELLLQATDKNFPTEVQYHQPVYSIPYTGSSRSSTPRTPNKTQWQTPTPGSSPFLGDISLGNQFCREENQRSHYLEGWKNQSKTPSPNLNQQDSTSRVQTPGEETKRNYSHIPGQFNSDRHLIPQPLFGTKTPHGLTNSKTDVNTPKPAALVSVKAQSEGMPAPIQPIHRAVESQSISLASHKSEVDPDALTDSMNLVNTLPEELQSEPVTMIFMGYENTGDEEEEDIQAELVIIGNSDDNDDDEALYVTKESDMGECLSYHPEGYKSKVFQPKAGIAKVTGCRDIIEDAYTNCNELGLHKPTFIHKPGKHSP
- the LOC115570051 gene encoding uncharacterized protein LOC115570051, with amino-acid sequence MLFYELYQEIWGGSPTTCSMDSSIETGDLVESSSQPSTPTEEMPASPNSTESLDCLPPAVVKQRWDLLQAKLDSHRGDLLKRKAQADPAEEDLKIKRRMLELTEKSARINSENMAQINTNIAYITSTIQDGFSLMRELLLRPQFVHLHSSSGQFHGYPPSYIHTTPHPTTPAFLHTPTPNQPAYQPGRYTPTPTRSPENETNCSFRRALLQNDME